TTTACCAAATAATGGCATAATTAACCCTTAAATAACTAATTAAAATAATTTATTTTATTCCTTATAATATACAGTACAATCATCAATTCTTAAATATTTAAAATCAGTTTTTATAACATATAAAGTTTCCGCATGGCCTAAAAAAAGAAAACCCCCTCTATTTAGAGACTCATAAAACTTATCAACAACATACTTTTGAGTCTCTCTATTAAAATATATCATAACATTTCTACAAAAAACAATATCAATATCATTAATATATTTATCAATAAGTAAATTATGTTGAAAAAACTTAACACTATTTTTTATTTGGCTTTTAATAATGTAATTATTTTCATCTATTTTATTAAAATATTCATTTATTATTTCCTGCTCAGTTCCTCTTAATTTTCTATCATTATACACACCATTTTTGGCATCTTCAAGAACCTTTGTATTTATATCTGTAGCATATATTTCAACTCTGTAAAGACTTTTTATCTGATCACATGCAATTGCTATTGAATAAGGCTCTTCACCAGTAGAACATCCTGCAGACCAAATTTTAATTTTTTCTTTTTTCTTAAAAAGAAGAGGTAATATACGATTTTTCAAGACCTCTATTTGGTTATTACTTCTGAAAAAATAAGTTTCATTTGTTGATATAGAGTTTATAAATTCAGATATTTCTTCAGGATGAATTATTAAATATTTATAATAATCTTCATAAGAGCTAAGATTTAAAATTTTTAACCTTTTTCTCAACCTATTAGCAACTAATAATTTTTTAGATTGTTTTAAATATATACCAGCTCTTTGATATGCAAGTTTTGAAAACTCATTAAAAAGCTCATCGGACAAATTTTCATAATTAATATTTACTAAATCACCTTCCAACAATTTCCTCATTTTTGTCTGCGAATAATATTTTTTCAATATTTAATATTATAACTAATTTTTCTTTTATCTTACCAATACCATAAATAAACTCAGATTTTAAACCAGATACAGTAGGTAAAGTTGGCTCAATTTCTTCTGGTTTTAAGGTAACTACTTCTGAAACCGAGTCTACTATAAATCCAAATTTCCTATTTTCCAGTCCAACTATTATAATTTTAGTTTTATTAGTTATTTGGGCATCTTTAATACCAAATCTTTTTCTTAAGTCTATTACTGGAATTACATTACCTCTTAAGTTAATAATCCCTTCTACAAAAGCAGGGGAATTAGGTATTGTTGTAGGTGTCATATATTTCTCTATATAAAATACATTCTCTATAGGAATAGCATAAATAACAGTCCCAACATTAAATAAAATTATTTGAAATTCTTTTTGCATAAAAGCCATAAATACTCCTATAATTCAAAAATTAAAAATATTTTTCATTTTGATTCATAATAAATTTAAATAATAAAAAAATCAATTTTCATTAATATATAATAATGAAAATCTATATTAAAGCTTTTTTAAGTTCACTAAATATATTTTTAGCTTCTAATTTAATTAATTCATTTTCATCATTTAATAAATTATATATAATTTGTAGTAAAGAATTTGAATCGTATTCTTTAATTGCTTCAATAGCTTTTAATCTAACATCTATATCTTTATCATAAATCAAAGCTTTAATAATTTCTTCGCTTTTTGAACATTTATATTTTAAACATAAATCTATTAATAAAAATTTAACTTCTTTACTTTTACTATCTTTTAAAAAAAATATATCATAAATAATTTTTTTTCCATAAATTTCACTTATAAAATTTAATGTAAAAATTATAACCTCGTAATTCTCCTCCTCTTTTAAAACTTTTATCAAGAAATGATAATTTGAATTCAAATCTTTTTTTATCAAGGCTAAAATTGCTACTTTTTTTACATATGGATTAGTTGATTCTTTTACCCTCCTATACAATTCACTTGATGGTAATTCTAAAGTATATTGATCTACAGAAATTATTTCCTCTTTTGAAAAATTTTGATTCCTTTTAATGTAATTTTTTTTCAACCTAATATTTAATTTTTTAATATAATCAATGATATTAATTGAATTATTTTCTTCTTCAATCATAGTATCATACTTTAACCTTGTTTTTGGATTAGATAATATAGAAAAAGCTTTATTAATTTTTTTAAACATCTCCTCAGCTTCAGGACTTTTATTCAAATCTGGATGATATTTTAAAACTAATTTTCTATACTGTTTTTTAATTTCACTCATAGAAGAATCAGGCCTAACATTTAAAATAGAATAAAAATTTTGACTAAAATCACCCATTAATCCTCCTTGAGCAAACCTTCACTAATAAATTTTTCCTTTTGAAATGATAACTCGTCACAATAATAAACCAAATTATTATAAATATCCTTTAGCTTATTTATATCATCCCCTTCTATATATTTTTCGATATCTTCAAATAAAAAATTTATTTCATTGTACATTTCTTTATCTATATTAATCTGCTTAAGATGCTCTTCCAATTTCTGTTTTAAACTTTTTATTTTTGTTTTTGTTCTAACTATAGATTCAAAATATAAATCCTTATCTTCAAATTCTCTTGCTTTTTCAATGATTTTATCAATTTCTTCTTTAGTTAATTTTCTATATGAATCTATCTTAATAGCTTGCATTGCTTTTGTATCTTCGTCAAAGGCTTTTACTTCAAGCTTCCCATCAACATCAATTGAAAAAATAACTCTAATCTTAGGTTCACCTGCTTTAGCTTCCCTTATATTCTCTAGAGTAAATTTCCCCAGATATATATTTTCAGAACAAACTTTTCTCTCTCCTTGATAAACATTTATTTCTACTGCTTTTTGACCATCTTTTATTGTTGTAAATATTTTACTATTTTCAGCTGGAATTTGAGTATTCCTATTTATTATAGGAACAAATAGATTCCCTTCAACTTCAACTCCTAAAGATATAGGAATCACATCAACAAGTACTACATCCTCTACTTCATGATTTAGTATAGCTCCTTGTATTGAAGCTCCTATTGAAACGCATTCATCAGGTTTTATTGAAAAATCAATCTTATTTCCAAATAGGTTAGATAATCTTTCTTTAACAAGTGGAATGTTTGAAGAACCTCCAACTAATAAAACTTTATCAATAGATGTTAATTCTAAATTTGCATCTAAAATAGCCTTTTCAACAAGTTTTATAGTATAATCTACATGTTGAGAAATCATCTCTTCAAAATCCTTCCTTGTTAGCTCATAATCAAGGTGTAAAGGCCCTTTTTTATTTGCAGATATAAATGGTATAGTTATTCTAACTTTTTCTAAAGTTGATAGAGATATTTTTGCTTTTTCACATTCTTCATATAATTTTTGCATAGCAAATCTATCTTCATGCAAATCAATTCCAGTATCATCAAGAAAATTTTGGCAAACAACTTCAACTATACTCTTATCAAAATCTATTCCTCCAAGTTTATTATCTCCACAAGTAGAAATTACGTTGTAAACTCCTTCTCCAATATCTAATATTGAAACATCAAAAGTTCCACCACCAAAATCATAAACTAAAACAATACCATTAAAATTTTTTTTACTAAGTCCATAAGCAAGACATGAAGCTGTAGGTTCATTTATAATTCTTTTTACTTCAAGTCCTGCTAACTTCCCAGCATCTATCGTTGCTTTTCTTTGATTATCATTAAAATAGGCTGGAACAGTAATAACTGCTTCAAAAATATCTTCTCCTATATAATTTGATGCAGCATCTTTTAAATATTTTAAAATATAAGATGATATTTGTTCAGGTGAATATTCACAATCTCCTATCTTAAAAATATGATTCGTTCCCATTAACCTTTTGACAGATGAAATTGTATTGTCAGGATGCAACAATCTCATATTTTTTGCTCTACTTCCAACGAGAATTTCTCCATTTTCATTAATATATACAACTGATGGAGTAATTTTCTCCCCGAATTCATTCAATATCAACTTAACTTCACCATTATAATAAATTGAAGCAACAGAATTAGTTGTTCCAAGATCAATACCTAGAATTTTTCCCATCTTATCTTCCCTTTTTTAATTTTATAATATTGTATAATAGCTTAATTTCTCCAACTGGTTTATCTAACAATTCAGCGATTTCTTCAAATGATTTACCTAATTTTATTAAAGCATTAACTTCATTTTCTAATTCTATTTTATTATTATCACTATACTTTTTATTTTCTACTTTAGTACCATTTTTAATATAATCTTTACTTCTTCTTTCATTATTATCGAGAAAATTTAAAACCTCATTATTAACTGTTTCCTCTACCTTAAAAAGAGTGTTTTCTTCTAATCCATTTTTCTCATCAAGAATTTCATTTTGCTTTTTTTCTATATTCAAGTCCCAATTTTTTATTTTATTATTATCTAATAAGTTAATAAGGTTAACTTTTTCTGCTTGATTTATAATATTTTTTAGCTCTTTCTCTTTTAATTCAATATTTTTTATCATATCTTCTAAGATTTCTATATACTCATTTGCTTTATTAGAAAATGCCTCAGTTATATCTCTAATTTCCTCAATAATATCAGATTTTAAATACTCTTTTCTTATTTTATTAATTTGATTATAAATTATAAGATAAAAAATTAGTAGAAATATTATCATTATTAAAACATATGTCATATCTTTTTATCTATTATATGCATTTCTTCAGATTTACCATCAAAAAACTTTTCTTTTAATCTATTTTTTATTTCATTTTCAATAAATTTATCTTTATCTTTCCTATTATCTTTATATCCTTCATTTTCATTATCTTTTTTCTCTTTATTCTCTCTTTGCTTACCATTTTTACCATAAGCATTTTCATTTAACAATTTTGAAATTCTATTTTCATAATCAATTATTTTCTCAATCTTTGTAACTTTATCCTTTATTTTATTTATTTGTTCATTTATATTTTCATTTTTAATCTGTTCATTTATTGCTTTTTGAGCAGAAAAATGGCTTATATTTTTGCTTAAATCTTCAATTCTTAAATAAACATTTTGAAAATCAATTGGTCGAATTGGCATTTTAGAGCTTTCCTCTTAAAGACAACATTCTTTTATCAAACAATCTTCTATCAACAGCAGGAGGTTCATAAGGCCCAATCATTACATTATTGTCTTTTTCATAAAATGTTCCAGATCTTAATTCCTGTTCTGCTTTATATTCAGCATTTTTAGTTTTTATTAAAACATTTGGATAACAAATGGATTTAAAACAAACTTTTCCACCTATATCCATCTCTCTTATTTTCTGAATAATTTCTTTTAAATTATCATTTAAATTTATTAAAATTTCATTTAACTCTTTTAATCTTTCGATTTTCTCTTTATATATATTTTGTTTTTCTTCATTCCATTTAGATCTATTTTTTCTTAAATCTTCAAGAGTTGATATATCAAGCT
The window above is part of the Spirochaetota bacterium genome. Proteins encoded here:
- a CDS encoding protein-glutamate O-methyltransferase CheR; protein product: MRKLLEGDLVNINYENLSDELFNEFSKLAYQRAGIYLKQSKKLLVANRLRKRLKILNLSSYEDYYKYLIIHPEEISEFINSISTNETYFFRSNNQIEVLKNRILPLLFKKKEKIKIWSAGCSTGEEPYSIAIACDQIKSLYRVEIYATDINTKVLEDAKNGVYNDRKLRGTEQEIINEYFNKIDENNYIIKSQIKNSVKFFQHNLLIDKYINDIDIVFCRNVMIYFNRETQKYVVDKFYESLNRGGFLFLGHAETLYVIKTDFKYLRIDDCTVYYKE
- a CDS encoding chemotaxis protein CheW gives rise to the protein MAFMQKEFQIILFNVGTVIYAIPIENVFYIEKYMTPTTIPNSPAFVEGIINLRGNVIPVIDLRKRFGIKDAQITNKTKIIIVGLENRKFGFIVDSVSEVVTLKPEEIEPTLPTVSGLKSEFIYGIGKIKEKLVIILNIEKILFADKNEEIVGR
- a CDS encoding DnaJ domain-containing protein, with product MGDFSQNFYSILNVRPDSSMSEIKKQYRKLVLKYHPDLNKSPEAEEMFKKINKAFSILSNPKTRLKYDTMIEEENNSINIIDYIKKLNIRLKKNYIKRNQNFSKEEIISVDQYTLELPSSELYRRVKESTNPYVKKVAILALIKKDLNSNYHFLIKVLKEEENYEVIIFTLNFISEIYGKKIIYDIFFLKDSKSKEVKFLLIDLCLKYKCSKSEEIIKALIYDKDIDVRLKAIEAIKEYDSNSLLQIIYNLLNDENELIKLEAKNIFSELKKALI
- the dnaK gene encoding molecular chaperone DnaK translates to MGKILGIDLGTTNSVASIYYNGEVKLILNEFGEKITPSVVYINENGEILVGSRAKNMRLLHPDNTISSVKRLMGTNHIFKIGDCEYSPEQISSYILKYLKDAASNYIGEDIFEAVITVPAYFNDNQRKATIDAGKLAGLEVKRIINEPTASCLAYGLSKKNFNGIVLVYDFGGGTFDVSILDIGEGVYNVISTCGDNKLGGIDFDKSIVEVVCQNFLDDTGIDLHEDRFAMQKLYEECEKAKISLSTLEKVRITIPFISANKKGPLHLDYELTRKDFEEMISQHVDYTIKLVEKAILDANLELTSIDKVLLVGGSSNIPLVKERLSNLFGNKIDFSIKPDECVSIGASIQGAILNHEVEDVVLVDVIPISLGVEVEGNLFVPIINRNTQIPAENSKIFTTIKDGQKAVEINVYQGERKVCSENIYLGKFTLENIREAKAGEPKIRVIFSIDVDGKLEVKAFDEDTKAMQAIKIDSYRKLTKEEIDKIIEKAREFEDKDLYFESIVRTKTKIKSLKQKLEEHLKQINIDKEMYNEINFLFEDIEKYIEGDDINKLKDIYNNLVYYCDELSFQKEKFISEGLLKED